A genomic region of Glycine max cultivar Williams 82 chromosome 15, Glycine_max_v4.0, whole genome shotgun sequence contains the following coding sequences:
- the GSTU47 gene encoding glutathione transferase → MADEVVLLDFWPSPFGMRVRIALAEKGIKYESKEEDLQNKSPLLLKMNPVHKKIPVLIHNGKPICESLVAVQYIEEVWNDRNPLLPSDPYQRAQARFWADFVDNKIFDLGRKIWTSKGEEKEAAKKEFIEALKLLEEQLGDKTYFGGDDLGFVDIALIPFDTWFKTFGSLNIESECPKFVAWAKRCLQKDSVAKSLPDQHKVYEFIMDIRKKFDIE, encoded by the exons ATGGCAGATGAGGTGGTTCTGCTAGATTTCTGGCCAAGTCCATTTGGGATGAGGGTCAGGATTGCACTTGCTGAAAAGGGTATCAAATATGAGTCCAAAGAAGAGGACTTGCAGAACAAGAGCCCTTTGCTCCTCAAAATGAACCCGGTTCACAAGAAAATCCCGGTTCTCATCCACAATGGCAAACCCATTTGTGAATCTCTCGTTGCTGTTCAGTACATTGAGGAGGTCTGGAATGACAGAAATCCCTTGTTGCCTTCTGACCCTTACCAGAGAGCTCAGGCTAGATTCTGGGCTGACTTTGTTGACAATAAG ATATTTGATCTTGGAAGAAAGATTTGGacatcaaagggagaagaaaaagaagctgCCAAAAAGGAGTTCATAGAGGCCCTTAAATTATTGGAGGAACAGCTGGGAGACAAGACTTATTTTGGAGGAGACGATCTAGGTTTTGTGGATATAGCACTTATTCCATTCGACACTTGGTTCAAGACTTTTGGCAGCCTCAACATAGAGAGTGAGTGCCCCAAGTTTGTTGCTTGGGCCAAGAGGTGCCTGCAGAAAGACAGTGTTGCCAAGTCTCTTCCTGATCAACACAAGGTCTATGAGTTCATTATGGACATAAGAAAGAAGTTCGACATTGAGTAG